A DNA window from Porites lutea chromosome 6, jaPorLute2.1, whole genome shotgun sequence contains the following coding sequences:
- the LOC140941548 gene encoding atrial natriuretic peptide receptor 2-like isoform X4 — MYDSSLYSTFARTKVQLEIPKLSQGLVKLLKEFNWNQVAVLYEDTARVIEYKEAVVKEFNKEGIKVLFKQYLLTYRCYVTLATNYNCSNKMTPDKRAPFMKEVIKRIKEESRIVLILGDYRVGPQVLSFAYDQGLTDGDYAFIIVQLDQEQFVFNRGNNNLYHVVQRGIEDKEIEQCEYFRAFKSVIVVEIQTIQVGRDTFKEFQKQVVEKFDENSTFPESKPNVTRKNIRLVAAYLYDAIFQYAVALNNTLQRNEEPNGRNIIANMLNSSYTSKSGAQVFINQNGTTDVKNLRILKMGWNRSASKTNCSPPYADEVGIITFDTFQENPSVVLDKDKIEWPNGETPLDSPPCDFSGDKCMTSSSSNTPTPNRNANIGVIIAGVCAFAGVVFIIFLIILARQYMLKKELDRLLWKINYRDISWARPFPLASSDECEDEPSESNVRKTSTQFTFTNFGFYKGHKVTVKQVGTKAIDPTKNILMELKQMRDLRHENLVQFFGATVDPPNICFVSVFCPKTLKDFLACSDVRLDKTFVTSLLSDIAKGMVYLHSSEIKSHGHLKSTNCLIDSRWTLKIADYGLSAFQAKCNLHEKSSSGDLLWTAPELLRDSNRPSRGTQKGDVYSFAIILQEFHTRKGPYSSNINISHDEIIKRVARAEVPLFRPTVHSFINELDELRDLMKNCWEEDPDSRPDFTEIKRRIQRTIVNKGMRTNIFESMIHMMMNYADNLEDIVAEKTGQLIEAKRETEELLYKILPRPVAEQLKKGKSVEAENFDEVSIYFSDIVGFTELSSESTPMQVVTLLNDLYTLFDDIISEYRVYKVETIGDAYMVVSGLPIRIGPNHAEEISMMALHLLDAAKKDFVVRHKPDYKLNLRTGIHSGPVVAGVVGNTMPRYCLFGDTVNTASRMESNGEGLRIHISEATKTILDSLGGFIIEERGQICIKGKGNMLTYWLVDHTHRRRTRHHRSPKKSARRSTMMNLFPCLTNEESCITRSSSLRRSLKSASSSPALPKAVVVMTDNDGMENNRKKKSNDHSITSV; from the exons GTGCTACGTAACTTTGGCGACAAACTATAACTGTTCAAACAAAATGACACCGGATAAACGTGCTCCATTTATGAAAGAGGTCATTAAAAGGATCAAGGAAGAATCCAGAA TTGTGCTTATTCTCGGTGATTATCGTGTTGGGCCACAGGTTCTGTCGTTCGCATATGATCAGGGGCTGACAGATGGCGATTATGCTTTCATAATTGTACAACTTGATCAAGAGCAATTTGTTTTTAATCGGGGTAACAATAATCTATACCATGTGGTTCAGAGGGGAATAGAGGACAAGGAAATAGAACAATGCGAATACTTTCGAGCGTTTAAGTCTGTCATTGTAGTGGAGATTCAAACAATACAAGTAGGGAGAGATACGTTCAAAGAGTTTCAGAAGCAAGTTGTTGAAAAATTTGATGAAAATAGTACGTTTCCTGAATCTAAA CCAAATGTCACGCGGAAAAATATACGTCTAGTCGCTGCTTATTTATATGATGCAATCTTCCAGTATGCAGTGGCGTTAAATAACACATTACAAAGAAATGAAGAACCAAACGGTCGAAACATAATTGCAAACATGCTGAACTCAAGTTATACAA GCAAGTCGGGAGCACAAGTGTTCATAAATCAGAATGGAACTACTGACGTTAAGAATCTTCGCATCCTTAAAATGGGCTGGAACCGTTCAGCTTCCAAAACTAATT GTTCTCCTCCCTACGCTGATGAAGTGGGAATCATAACGTTCGATACCTTTCAAGAAAATCCATCGGTGGTGCTCGACAAAGACAAGATAGAGTGGCCAAACGGTGAAACGCCTTTGGACTCGCCACCTTGTGATTTCTCTGGAGATAAATGCATGACTTCGTCTTCATCGAACACTCCAACTCCAAACCGAAATGCAAACATAG GGGTGATTATTGCCGGTGTTTGCGCATTTGCTGGCGtcgttttcattatttttctcatCATCCTTGCAAG GCAGTATATGCTGAAGAAAGAGCTTGACAGATTATTGTGGAAAATTAATTACAGAGACATCTCTTGGGCCCGGCCTTTTCCTTTAGCCTCATCAGACGAATGTGAG GATGAACCTTCCGAGTCAAATGTCCGTAAAACCAGCACCCAGTTTACTTTTACAAACTTTGGATTTTACAAG GGACACAAAGTTACTGTGAAGCAAGTGGGTACAAAGGCGATTGACCCAACAAAAAACATTCTTATGGAACTTAAACAG aTGCGGGACCTTCGTCATGAGAATCTCGTTCAGTTTTTTGGAGCCACAGTTGATCCTCCAAACATCTGCTTTGTTTCTGTATTTTGTCCAAAAACTCTGAAG gaCTTTTTGGCTTGTTCTGACGTAAGGCTTGATAAAACGTTCGTTACGTCTTTACTTTCAGACATTGCAAAG GGAATGGTATATTTGCATTCCTCAGAAATCAAGTCGCATGGTCATCTTAAATCTACTAACTGCTTGATTGACAGTCGGTGGACTTTAAAAATTGCTGATTACGGACTATCAGCTTTCCAAGCCAAGtgtaatttgcatgaaaaatcaAGCAGCGGAG ACTTGCTCTGGACTGCCCCAGAACTTCTCCGAGATTCTAATCGACCGTCAAGGGGAACACAGAAGGGAGACGTGTATAGCTTTGCCATTATTCTTCAAGAGTTCCATACAAGAAAAGGACCCTACAGCAGTAACATAAATATAAGTCACGATG AAATTATCAAAAGAGTCGCAAGAGCGGAAGTGCCTCTTTTCCGTCCTACTGTCCACAGTTTCATTAATGAGCTGGACGAGCTAAGAGATCTGATGAAAAACTGTTGGGAAGAAGACCCGGACAGCCGGCCTGATTTTACCGAGATCAAAAGACGAATCCAAAGGACAATTGTAAATAAAGGAAT GAGGACCAATATTTTCGAGAGCATGATTCATATGATGATGAATTATGCGGATAATCTAGAAGACATCGTGGCTGAAAAGACGGGACAACTGATAGAGGCAAAAAGGGAAACTGAAGAGCTTCTTTACAAAATACTACCACG GCCAGTTGCAGAACAactaaaaaagggaaagagtGTTGAGGCAGAAAACTTCGATGAAGTGTCCATCTACTTTAGCGATATTGTGGGATTTACGGAACTCTCCTCGGAGAGTACACCTATGCAG GTTGTGACTCTTCTTAATGACCTATACACTTTGTTCGATGACATCATAAGCGAGTATCGCGTATACAAG gTTGAAACAATTGGTGACGCGTACATGGTGGTCTCTGGTTTGCCTATTAGAATTGGACCTAACCATGCAGAGGAAATATCAATGATGGCATTACATTTGCTAGACGCTGCCAAAAAGGACTTTGTCGTTCGTCACAAACCAGATTACAAACTTAATCTTCGAACTGGTATCCACAGCG GTCCAGTCGTTGCGGGCGTGGTCGGCAACACTATGCCTCGTTACTGTTTGTTCGGCGACACAGTAAATACTGCGTCCAGAATGGAATCTAATGGAGAGG GCCTTAGAATTCACATAAGTGAAGCTACAAAGACAATTCTAGATTCACTGGGAGGTTTTATAATTGAGGAGAGAGGTCAAATATGCATTAAG GGAAAGGGTAATATGTTGACGTATTGGCTGGTTGATCACACCCATAGAAGACGAACTCGTCACCATCGTTCTCCAAAGAAATCGGCTCGTCGTTCGACGATGATGAATCTTTTCCCATGCCTTACTAACGAGGAATCCTGTATCACGCGTTCTTCGAGTCTGCGAAGATCGTTAAAATCAGCCTCCAGTAGCCCAGCGTTGCCCAAAGCTGTAGTGGTTATGACTGACAATGATGGCATGGAAAACAACCGTAAGAAAAAATCAAACGATCACTCTATTACGAGTGTTTGA